Genomic segment of Myxococcus stipitatus:
TGAGCAGGCGGAGCTGGTCCGCTGTGTCGCGATTGGAGCGCTCACCTCGGGAGTAGGTGATGACTCCGTCGCTCGAGTTCAGTGAAAGTGGATGGTTGTCGCCCAAATCGCGCCTCGTCCGGCCACTTAAAAGAACACGCCAGTGTCGACACGCAAGCGGGTGTCTCATCCTTTCGTCCAATAGACGAAGTCGTCGCCCCGCCTCCCGTATCGACAAGCGGGGCGAATGTCTCCCCGCTTGCTCCGACATATGGGCGAGACTCTGTTGAATTCACTGTGAAGCGTGAATTCCTTGCTCAGTTCGCGGCGCCCTCGGGGAACGCGCGCTCGATGAGCGCCTTCATGGGCGCGTGCGCGGGCAGGGTGCCGAAGCAGTTGCCGTGGGCCCCACCCAGGCGCGTCTCACAGAAAGTGTCGGCCACCTGACTGTTGCCCGCGCGCAGGAGGAGCGAGGCCTGGAGCGCCAGGGCCAGCCGCTCGACGACGAAGCGCGAGCGCGTCTCCAGCGTGGCGGTGTCCGCGAAGTCCTTGGCGATGCGCGCCATCTCCGCGTCGAGCGCGGGGTGGGCGCCCTGGGCCGCCATCAGCTCCTGGAACAGGGCCTCGCGGCTCTCCGGCTCGCGGGTGGCGGCGCGCAGCACGTCCAGGCACTGGATGTTGCCGCTGCCCTCCCAGATGGAGTTGAGCGGGGCCTGGCGGTAGAGACGCGGCAGGTTGGCCTCTTCCACGTAGCCGGCGCCGCCCAGGCACTCCTGCGCCTCGTTGACGAAGCTCGGCGCGCGCTTGCAGACCCAGTACTTGCCCACGGCGGTGGCCATGCGCGCGAAGGCGGCCTCGCGCGGGTCCCGGTGGCCCGCGTCCACGGCGCGCGACACGCGCGCGGTCAGCACGGTGTGCGCCTCGGACTCCAGCGCCAGGTCCGCCAGCACGTTCATCATCAAGGGCTGGTCGATGAGCTTCCGGCCGAAGGCCTTGCGGTGGCGCGTGTGGTGGATGGCCTGCACCAGCGCCTGTCGCATGAGGCTGCTGGAGCCAATCATGCAGTCCTGCCGCGTGAGGGCGACCATCTCCAGGATGGTGGCCACGCCGCGGCCCTCCTCGCCGACCATGAAGGCCACCGCGCCCTGGAACTCCACCTCCGAGCTGGCGTTGCTCCAGTCGCCCAGCTTGTCCTTGAGGCGCTGGATGCGGATGGCGTTGCGCTCCCCGGCGGGCGTGAAGCGCGGCAGGAGGAAGCACGACAGGCCGCCCTCGGACTGCGCGAGCACGAAGAACGCGTCGCTCATGGGCGCGGAGAAGAAGAACTTGTGGCCCACGAGCGCGTACGGATTGCCCGGGCCTCGCTCGCCCATCGCGTGCGCGCGCGTGGTGTTGCTGCGCACGTCGGAGCCGCCCTGTTTCTCCGTCATGCCCATGCCGATGGTGATGCCCGTCTTCTGGCTGGCGGGGATGAAGCGCGAGTCATAGGACGCGGAGGTGATGCGCGGCAGCCACTCGGCGGCGAGCCCCGCGTGGTGCCGGAACGTGGGCACACACGCGTACGTCATCGTCAGCGGACAGCTGGTGCCCTGGTCCGCCTGGTTGTGGAGGTACGAGAGCGCCATGCGCGCGACGTGGGCGCCCGGCGTCTTCTCGTGGCGCCACGCGAAGTTGGGGATGCCGTGGGTGATGGCCGCTTCCATGATGCGGTGGTAGGCGGGGTGGAACTCCACCTCGTCCAGCCGGTTGCCATAGCGGTCGAATGGCTTGAACCTGGGCTTGTTCTCGTTGGCGAGGAAGCCC
This window contains:
- a CDS encoding isovaleryl-CoA dehydrogenase, with protein sequence MSTSGPLATTFITHEVTNQAPPLVYDAWKTDLPLREAVAREGASWAEADIAKYGPLAGGELMQLGFLANENKPRFKPFDRYGNRLDEVEFHPAYHRIMEAAITHGIPNFAWRHEKTPGAHVARMALSYLHNQADQGTSCPLTMTYACVPTFRHHAGLAAEWLPRITSASYDSRFIPASQKTGITIGMGMTEKQGGSDVRSNTTRAHAMGERGPGNPYALVGHKFFFSAPMSDAFFVLAQSEGGLSCFLLPRFTPAGERNAIRIQRLKDKLGDWSNASSEVEFQGAVAFMVGEEGRGVATILEMVALTRQDCMIGSSSLMRQALVQAIHHTRHRKAFGRKLIDQPLMMNVLADLALESEAHTVLTARVSRAVDAGHRDPREAAFARMATAVGKYWVCKRAPSFVNEAQECLGGAGYVEEANLPRLYRQAPLNSIWEGSGNIQCLDVLRAATREPESREALFQELMAAQGAHPALDAEMARIAKDFADTATLETRSRFVVERLALALQASLLLRAGNSQVADTFCETRLGGAHGNCFGTLPAHAPMKALIERAFPEGAAN